The Henckelia pumila isolate YLH828 chromosome 2, ASM3356847v2, whole genome shotgun sequence genome includes a window with the following:
- the LOC140881965 gene encoding probable receptor-like protein kinase At1g80640 isoform X2, producing the protein MQLWFLILLPIWVFSSSSFSLPVDVRPDPPVADPVLPTEKDPILGNSSDIVAHSPEVKVVHHRDLNKKILISLIVSSALLGGILLLVSCLWIYRSKQRVKKCNSKSGQSSDVARGISFGPILDKFSSLKTSGKRGSTALIDYQVLVAATNNFSEDNILGEGGLGRVYEARFNNNLRAAVKEIFIGGQEAEREFENEIELLSKLQHQNIVSLLGYCIQGESRFLVYEIMENGNLEFHLHGPSHQLTLSWNVRMRIALDVARGLEYLHEHCNPPVIHRDIKSSNILLDSNFNAKLSDFGLAITGGSSNKANIKLSGTLGYVAPEYLLDGKLTDKSDVYAFGVVLLELLMGRKAVEKVAEAQCQSIVTWAMPQLTDRSKLPNIVDPAIRNTMDLKHLYQVAAIAVLCVQPEPSYRPLITDVLHSFIPLVPVDLGGSLRVTNPAH; encoded by the exons ATGCAGCTTTGGTTCTTGATACTATTGCCCATTTGGGTCTTCAGTTCTTCTTCCTTCTCACTTCCGGTTGATGTGAGGCCAGATCCTCCGGTTGCTGACCCTGTTCTTCCTACTGAAAAAGATCCCATTTTGGGGAATTCTTCTGATATTGTAGCGCATTCCCCTG AGGTTAAAGTAGTGCACCATCGGGACCTGAACAAGAAAATTCTGATCTCACTTATTGTTTCTTCTGCTCTCCTCGGGGGGATTTTGCTGCTGGTTTCTTGTTTATGGATTTATAGATCGAAACAACGTGTGAAGAAATGCAATTCGAAAAGTGGTCAGAGTTCAG aTGTTGCAAGGGGAATTTCATTTGGTCCAATCTTGGATAAATTCTCTTCACTTAAAACTAGTGGCAAGAGAGGTTCGACTGCTCTGATCGATTATCAGGTCCTTGTAGCTGCCACAAACAATTTCAGTGAGGATAATATACTCGGTGAAGGCGGACTAGGACGAGTGTATGAAGCTCGTTTCAATAACAATTTACGTGCAGCTGTCAAGGAAATATTTATTGGTGGGCAAGAAGCTGAAAGAGAATTCGAG AATGAGATTGAATTATTGAGTAAACTTCAACATCAGAATATAGTCTCTCTCTTAGGATATTGTATTCAAGGCGAGTCTCGATTCTTGGTTTATGAAATCATGGAGAACGGAAACTTGGAATTCCACTTGCATG GACCTTCGCACCAATTGACATTGTCTTGGAATGTGAGAATGAGAATCGCCCTCGATGTTGCAAG AGGATTAGAGTATCTGCACGAGCATTGCAACCCTCCTGTGATTCATAGGgatatcaaatcatcaaatattCTTCTTGATTCCAACTTCAATGCCAAG CTTTCCGATTTTGGACTTGCGATCACGGGTGGAAGCTCAAACAAGGCGAACATCAAGCTTTCTGGAACTTTGGGTTATGTTGCTCCAGAGTACTTGTTAGATG GTAAACTTACTGACAAAAGTGACGTTTACGCATTTGGGGTGGTTCTTCTTGAACTTCTGATGGGGAGAAAAGCTGTGGAGAAAGTCGCCGAAGCACAATGCCAATCGATAGTTACTTGG GCAATGCCTCAGCTGACAGACAGATCAAAGCTTCCGAATATCGTGGATCCAGCCATCAGAAATACGATGGATTTGAAGCATTTGTACCAA GTGGCTGCTATAGCCGTGTTGTGTGTGCAACCGGAACCAAGTTATAGACCATTGATAACAGATGTTTTGCACTCATTCATCCCCCTTGTTCCCGTTGATCTTGGAGGATCGCTGAGGGTAACGAATCCTGCTCATTAA
- the LOC140881965 gene encoding probable receptor-like protein kinase At1g80640 isoform X1, which translates to MQLWFLILLPIWVFSSSSFSLPVDVRPDPPVADPVLPTEKDPILGNSSDIVAHSPVAEVKVVHHRDLNKKILISLIVSSALLGGILLLVSCLWIYRSKQRVKKCNSKSGQSSDVARGISFGPILDKFSSLKTSGKRGSTALIDYQVLVAATNNFSEDNILGEGGLGRVYEARFNNNLRAAVKEIFIGGQEAEREFENEIELLSKLQHQNIVSLLGYCIQGESRFLVYEIMENGNLEFHLHGPSHQLTLSWNVRMRIALDVARGLEYLHEHCNPPVIHRDIKSSNILLDSNFNAKLSDFGLAITGGSSNKANIKLSGTLGYVAPEYLLDGKLTDKSDVYAFGVVLLELLMGRKAVEKVAEAQCQSIVTWAMPQLTDRSKLPNIVDPAIRNTMDLKHLYQVAAIAVLCVQPEPSYRPLITDVLHSFIPLVPVDLGGSLRVTNPAH; encoded by the exons ATGCAGCTTTGGTTCTTGATACTATTGCCCATTTGGGTCTTCAGTTCTTCTTCCTTCTCACTTCCGGTTGATGTGAGGCCAGATCCTCCGGTTGCTGACCCTGTTCTTCCTACTGAAAAAGATCCCATTTTGGGGAATTCTTCTGATATTGTAGCGCATTCCCCTG TTGCAGAGGTTAAAGTAGTGCACCATCGGGACCTGAACAAGAAAATTCTGATCTCACTTATTGTTTCTTCTGCTCTCCTCGGGGGGATTTTGCTGCTGGTTTCTTGTTTATGGATTTATAGATCGAAACAACGTGTGAAGAAATGCAATTCGAAAAGTGGTCAGAGTTCAG aTGTTGCAAGGGGAATTTCATTTGGTCCAATCTTGGATAAATTCTCTTCACTTAAAACTAGTGGCAAGAGAGGTTCGACTGCTCTGATCGATTATCAGGTCCTTGTAGCTGCCACAAACAATTTCAGTGAGGATAATATACTCGGTGAAGGCGGACTAGGACGAGTGTATGAAGCTCGTTTCAATAACAATTTACGTGCAGCTGTCAAGGAAATATTTATTGGTGGGCAAGAAGCTGAAAGAGAATTCGAG AATGAGATTGAATTATTGAGTAAACTTCAACATCAGAATATAGTCTCTCTCTTAGGATATTGTATTCAAGGCGAGTCTCGATTCTTGGTTTATGAAATCATGGAGAACGGAAACTTGGAATTCCACTTGCATG GACCTTCGCACCAATTGACATTGTCTTGGAATGTGAGAATGAGAATCGCCCTCGATGTTGCAAG AGGATTAGAGTATCTGCACGAGCATTGCAACCCTCCTGTGATTCATAGGgatatcaaatcatcaaatattCTTCTTGATTCCAACTTCAATGCCAAG CTTTCCGATTTTGGACTTGCGATCACGGGTGGAAGCTCAAACAAGGCGAACATCAAGCTTTCTGGAACTTTGGGTTATGTTGCTCCAGAGTACTTGTTAGATG GTAAACTTACTGACAAAAGTGACGTTTACGCATTTGGGGTGGTTCTTCTTGAACTTCTGATGGGGAGAAAAGCTGTGGAGAAAGTCGCCGAAGCACAATGCCAATCGATAGTTACTTGG GCAATGCCTCAGCTGACAGACAGATCAAAGCTTCCGAATATCGTGGATCCAGCCATCAGAAATACGATGGATTTGAAGCATTTGTACCAA GTGGCTGCTATAGCCGTGTTGTGTGTGCAACCGGAACCAAGTTATAGACCATTGATAACAGATGTTTTGCACTCATTCATCCCCCTTGTTCCCGTTGATCTTGGAGGATCGCTGAGGGTAACGAATCCTGCTCATTAA